Proteins encoded together in one Vigna angularis cultivar LongXiaoDou No.4 chromosome 5, ASM1680809v1, whole genome shotgun sequence window:
- the LOC108339408 gene encoding uncharacterized protein LOC108339408 → MRVKSIMSRRTENGNSHNVTERIEGVVGAIERVVDILHHNATTGPRDQPGLTHFMRHNPSKFDGSVTPDEAEYWIREIEKVFEAISCPEDKKVIFAAFLLTGEAEYCWSGVKRLMETNGEVPTWDSFKLQFFKLQFLEKYFPRSAKFAKEIEFLSLRQRLMSVHEYVVKFDQLSRYYSQPLPEEWKCQKFEEGLRHELKKAVVPLNIRHFLTMVETAKRVERLETDPERIIRPHRGSSSGTKFQKKPYNRPHRPQQGPMKCFNCGGAHFKRDCPQLRGTKPFVRRCFICNESGHYTNMCPNRMTNSGPKPQVLTGAKPQATGRVFAMTGEEATQSGESELLRKDKEYVGCKWEELGVLKYECKG, encoded by the exons ATGCGTGTAAAGAGCATCATGTCTAGGAGAACTGAGAATGGAAACTCTCACAATGTGACTGAGAGAATCGAAGGAGTTGTTGGTGCTATCGAGAGGGTGGTTGACATCCTACACCACAATGCTACGACTGGGCCGAGAGACCAACCCGGTCTGACCCATTTTATGCGCCACAATCCCTCTAAGTTTGATGGGAGCGTCACCCCTGACGAAGCAGAGTACTGGATCCGTGAAATCGAGAAAGTCTTCGAAGCAATCTCTTGCCCAGAAGATAAGAAGGTGATTTTTGCAGCCTTTCTACTGACTGGAGAGGCTGAATACTGCTGGAGCGGGGTTAAACGACTGATGGAGACCAACGGGGAAGTCCCTACCTGGGATAGTTTCAAACTCCAATTTTTCAAACTCCAATTTCTGGAGAAATACTTTCCTAGAAGCGCAAAGTTCGCAAAAGAGATTGAATTTCTGAGTCTACGCCAAAGACTGATGTCTGTGCACGAGTACGTGGTGAAATTTGATCAACTTTCGAGGTACTATTCACAGCCCCTCCCAGAAGAATGGAAGTGTCAAAAGTTTGAAGAAGGCCTAAGACATGAGCTGAAGAAAGCCGTTGTACCATTGAATATTCGACATTTCTTGACTATGGTGGAAACCGCTAAGAGGGTGGAGAGGCTGGAGACAGATCCAGAGAGGATTATTAGACCTCATAGAGGAAGCTCATCCGGGactaaatttcaaaagaagCCCTATAATCGACCACATAGGCCGCAACAAGGACCAATGAAGTGTTTTAATTGTGGAGGAGCGCATTTCAAGCGTGATTGTCCTCAGCTCAGGGGAACAAAACCATTTGTAAGGAGATGCTTCATTTGCAATGAATCGGGACATTATACTAACATGTGTCCCAACAGGATGACGAATAGTGGACCGAAGCCACAAGTCTTAACAGGAGCGAAGCCTCAAGCTACAGGGAGAGTGTTTGCTATGACAGGAGAAGAGGCTACTCAGTCAG GTGAGAGTGAACTGCTTAGGAAAGATAAGGAGTATGTGGGGTGTAAGTGGGAAGAGTTGGGTGTGTTAAAGTATGAGTGCAAGGGATGA